The following are from one region of the Pseudomonas putida genome:
- a CDS encoding TraR/DksA C4-type zinc finger protein, giving the protein MTKEQLLAMSADDYMNAEQLAFFAGLLQAMKVETHERIELSRATIEGLDTPSDPADVASVEEERSWLVNAIDRDQRLLPQLEMALDRIADESFGWCDDSGEPIGLKRLLISPTTKYCIEAQERHEQLDRHQRQV; this is encoded by the coding sequence ATGACCAAGGAACAGTTGCTGGCCATGTCGGCCGATGACTACATGAACGCTGAGCAGCTGGCTTTCTTCGCTGGCCTGCTGCAGGCGATGAAAGTCGAAACCCATGAACGCATCGAGCTGAGCCGTGCCACCATCGAAGGCCTGGACACCCCGTCGGACCCTGCCGACGTGGCTTCGGTCGAAGAAGAGCGTAGCTGGCTGGTAAATGCCATCGACCGCGACCAGCGCCTGCTGCCGCAGCTGGAAATGGCCCTGGACCGTATTGCCGACGAAAGCTTCGGCTGGTGCGATGACAGCGGTGAGCCGATCGGCCTGAAGCGTCTGCTGATCAGCCCGACCACCAAGTACTGCATCGAAGCCCAGGAGCGCCACGAGCAGCTCGACCGCCACCAGCGCCAGGTGTAA